In a single window of the Bdellovibrionota bacterium genome:
- a CDS encoding RsmD family RNA methyltransferase: protein MFFSDNFLPDNFLKCRYMAQCSGCQIAHLDPTAQIDFKKNKFIDLWKKTFSVVPEIEFRRPIESQFRDRVDLTVQRPTIQHDAISNSSECEQEYQKLGFYKKDSRDILDIESCPLMSKGTSDFYTEVRKVHFPIQKGSLRIRVSPGGKRGIWLDFSNEDIKKLLEEKNTLIELTKICDVIEIGQKRKRLSQVEGQFKLTAPESIAWFETYDKNLNPIELKMNVGSFSQTGFKTNKALISELFKVLNPNFNNQVQNQIHDQKWIELCSGSGNLTFPLLSLFSNVIATELDENAVESLRTTAKNLNLSERLQVEQINIHKPSQKLEDLLSGVDGILADPPRSGLQGFLEVISKLPKEKIPKKFVYVSCFAETLISDLKTLSDLGYKPNKIIGIDQFPHSTHCEWIVNLSRD from the coding sequence ATGTTTTTTTCAGATAATTTTCTACCAGATAATTTTCTAAAGTGTAGGTACATGGCTCAATGTTCAGGTTGCCAAATTGCACACCTAGATCCAACTGCACAAATTGATTTCAAAAAAAATAAATTTATAGATCTATGGAAAAAAACTTTCTCCGTAGTTCCTGAAATAGAATTTAGGCGCCCCATAGAATCACAATTTAGAGACAGAGTTGATCTTACAGTTCAACGCCCCACAATTCAACACGATGCCATTTCCAACTCCTCGGAATGTGAGCAAGAATACCAAAAGCTAGGATTTTACAAAAAAGACTCTCGAGATATTTTAGATATAGAATCATGCCCACTCATGAGTAAAGGCACTTCTGATTTTTACACCGAAGTGAGAAAAGTCCATTTCCCAATTCAAAAAGGATCTCTAAGAATTAGAGTTTCTCCTGGAGGAAAAAGAGGAATTTGGCTCGATTTTTCGAATGAAGATATCAAAAAATTATTAGAAGAAAAAAACACACTTATAGAATTGACAAAAATATGTGATGTCATAGAAATCGGCCAAAAAAGAAAAAGACTTTCTCAAGTCGAAGGCCAATTCAAACTCACTGCCCCAGAATCGATCGCCTGGTTTGAAACCTATGATAAAAATTTAAATCCAATTGAATTAAAAATGAATGTAGGAAGTTTTTCTCAAACCGGCTTTAAAACCAACAAAGCCCTTATCTCAGAACTCTTCAAAGTTTTAAATCCCAATTTTAATAATCAAGTTCAAAATCAAATTCATGATCAAAAATGGATAGAACTTTGCTCTGGCTCTGGAAATTTAACCTTCCCTCTTCTCTCACTTTTTTCAAATGTGATCGCAACAGAACTTGACGAAAACGCCGTTGAATCTTTAAGAACCACCGCTAAAAATTTAAATTTATCCGAAAGATTGCAAGTTGAACAAATCAATATCCATAAACCTTCTCAAAAATTAGAGGATTTACTTTCTGGAGTTGATGGAATCTTAGCAGATCCCCCAAGATCAGGTTTACAGGGATTCCTAGAGGTAATCTCAAAATTACCAAAAGAAAAAATCCCAAAAAAATTCGTCTATGTCTCATGTTTCGCCGAAACACTAATTTCTGATTTAAAAACATTGAGCGACTTAGGTTACAAACCCAATAAAATAATTGGCATCGACCAATTTCCTCACTCCACCCACTGCGAATGGATTGTAAATTTATCTAGAGATTAG
- a CDS encoding phage holin family protein: MVQMLVVWLLSAVVLLITAYVVPGFTIKSFGSAMWASLIVGLLNMLIRPILLFLTFPINILTLGLFTFVVNAIVLRLAAGLLKGFDIDGWFSAIIGAVVLAIVNYLIFMAFGPAPVVNPNL; the protein is encoded by the coding sequence ATGGTTCAGATGCTTGTGGTTTGGTTACTTTCGGCGGTTGTACTTTTGATTACGGCTTATGTTGTTCCGGGATTTACTATTAAATCTTTTGGGAGTGCGATGTGGGCGAGTTTGATTGTTGGGCTTCTGAATATGCTTATCCGTCCGATTCTTTTATTTCTAACTTTTCCAATCAATATTTTAACTCTAGGACTATTTACCTTTGTAGTGAATGCTATCGTTCTTAGATTAGCCGCTGGTCTTCTAAAAGGATTCGATATTGATGGATGGTTTTCTGCAATTATCGGCGCAGTCGTACTCGCTATTGTGAATTATCTCATATTTATGGCATTTGGTCCGGCACCGGTAGTTAATCCTAATCTCTAG
- a CDS encoding VOC family protein, with protein MIDHTGLNVSDPKKSKHFYDMALAPLGYAALFQVPMEHTEGKIVFGYGVAPKPDFWMVEGIPNQPKIHVAFRADNRKQVDEFYKAALAAGGKDNGAPGPRPHYHQDYYGAFVFDPDGHNIEAVCHDPA; from the coding sequence ATGATTGATCATACGGGATTGAATGTAAGTGATCCAAAAAAGAGTAAGCACTTTTATGATATGGCGCTCGCGCCACTTGGATATGCAGCGCTTTTTCAAGTGCCTATGGAACACACTGAAGGAAAAATTGTTTTTGGATATGGTGTTGCTCCTAAGCCTGATTTTTGGATGGTAGAGGGTATTCCTAATCAACCTAAAATCCACGTTGCCTTTCGTGCAGACAATCGTAAACAGGTAGATGAATTTTATAAAGCTGCGTTGGCTGCTGGTGGAAAAGATAACGGAGCTCCTGGGCCCCGTCCGCATTATCATCAAGATTATTATGGAGCCTTTGTGTTTGATCCTGATGGCCACAATATCGAAGCAGTTTGTCATGATCCTGCTTAA